The nucleotide sequence CGGAACTTATTCGCCCTATCATTTACAAAAACCATTCAGACCAACCGATCCCGATAGGTTATATCTGGATTCAAAGTAAGGATAAAAAGCTGAGTTCGGATTATCTTTCGGAACTGGGGAAACTTTCCGATGAGGTTGTTGGGAGGATCAAAGAATCTAATACAATTAAGACTACAGAAAAATTCAAGGTTTTGGATGCTTCTGCCAAGGGACTTAAAGTGAAGATCGATGACCCGAATCTTATCGATACCTTAACTAAGCAGGAAGATTTTATCTTCGATGTTCTTTTTAAGATGCAGGCACCTTTGACTGTTTCTGCAGCGATCCGTTGGTGGGGAAAAGACGAGGATGGGCATTTAACTCTAGGCTTGGAATTTAAAGGGAAATCGGATCATCCTGGAGAGAGAGACAGGTATATTAAGAATCTAGAATTGATGCAAAAGGGTGCTCTTTAATTTAGAAATCGAATCTTCCTTGAGGGTCTATAAGGGAATCAAAATCCTTGAAGGATGCAAATTCTGCCCAAACTTCTCTGAAGACCCCGGCTAACATTTTTCTATAATATTCTTTGTCGAAACCTGTATTTTTGATCTTGTTCGGATAGAGTTGTAATTCTTCTTCAGGCATATATCTTCTGTCCTTGGTTTTAGCTCTTTGGTTCAATACTAAGTATTTTATTTTTTCTCCTGCTTGCACATCCATTCCGAAATCCTTAAGTTTCATCATGGAAAGTGCGGTAGCTCCCATTACTTCGTATTCTTCCAATTCTCTGGAGCTGGATTTGACAAGCAGTAGATTTTCGGGCGTAATATGGTTTTGACGGATCATGGCATCGTATTTATGATAGATGGCTAAAATTTCGGATTCGGATTCTTTCAGATCTTGGATACTAATCTTAGTTTTCATCCATTCCAACATTTCATATTGGGCGCTTGTGATAAAGGTCGGTAGGTCCTTTCTTCTGGCTCCAATTCCTCTACATTTCAATTTTCCGGATTGGAATCTTCCCATGTACCTATTTGCCACAGGCATTTCAGAATCTTGACTGGAAGGAGGAAAAAGTAACCAGCTATAGATTCCATCTACTTCCATTCTGATCCCGGTTCGTTTTTGTATTTCTAAACACAGAGAATCCAATTCAGAGGAAGTTAATGGAGAAGAATTATAGTTTTTAATAAATATACTGTCGGTGATCGCATGAACGAATTCATAGCCGAATTCTTCTGCGGTCTCTTTTGCGAGTAGAAGTTTTTCTCTTCCGAAAGCGTTTACACTTTCGTGACTTTCTAATCTTCCGAATTTTGCATTCCTATAACCCAAATATCCGAAAGAAGTGACTAACATCCATTTTAAACTGGCTTGTTTTGCTTCATAATTTGCCAATTGTTCTCCGGAGCTGATCTTGGATTGTTTTTTGTAATAGGCTCTTCTCTCTAAGACATGCTCTAAGGCTTCAGAAACTACTCCTTTACGTTTATTGCATATACGATATCCTATATCCGGAGCCTTCGGAACTGTTTCGTCGTTGCTACAACATAAGCAGTTCACACATTCTGGAGAAATATTATGCATTGCCATGATGCTGGGATACATCTGAGCAAAGTCCAATTGGGCGACATTCTCCGCCGTTTTTCCATAGCTGATATCCGGCTGAAAAACTAATCCTCCTTTGTCCGCCTCCAATAATTGGAGCGCCGTTTTAGGAGCTTCTACCGCACTTTTTTGCCAAGGAACCAGATAGCCTCTTCTTAAGGCCACATCCGTTTCAATATAGGTGAGTGCCTTGCCTGTGGATGCTCTTGCCATTTTTTGCATAGGGAGTCTGGAAAGTCTCGCGAGTTCTACAACTCCCATTAGATCTGCTTCCTTATATACGAAACTGTTTTTGGAATCAATATGCCATCTTCCGAATAAAGGATAAGAAGGTGCTCTAAACACTATATTTCCATAAGTAAAATAACTGGTTCCTTTGGTGCTGATATTTCTTCGGATGGGAGTGGTCCTATCTCTGTCCAGTGCGGGCAGAAATCCTTGTTTTTGGGATTGGTAGAATAAATAAGGTAGAATGACCTGGTCTCCGTACCGGGTCAGAAGAATATCCGGATCTTCTTCTTTTAAAAGTATATCTAATTTTTCTAATAATCTCCTGGGATTTGTTCCGGACAATTCATGGTAATCCGTTTCGGTTCTTACGATCAAAGGATTATTTTCTATATTGATCCTATGGCTTTTTTTGAGTTCCAAACGTATGATCTTGAATTTGGGAACTTCATAATCCATTTCTTTAGGAGAGTCTTCCGTTCTGATATTTACGACCCTTTTTGCTCCAGGATCTTCAGTGTAATCGATCTCCATTTTGCATAAAGGAAATAGACCTTTCTGAAACATGTAACTGGTCGGAAGATCCAGATCAGAATGATAAATCTCGAATTTTCCATATAGAGCGAATAATTTACGGCTGATTTTGGGAAGGATAGAAGGTCTGGTGATTATAATTTTTAGGACTGGAACTGTTTTATTTTCGTAGAATAGGTTTCTATTTTCGTAAACCGGAATTTCTTGGATGGCATCTAATTCGAAAAGACGTTTTACTAATTTTTTAAGTAGATCAGCCTCTCCTCTTGCATATATGATCGGATAAAATTTATCTAAAAAAAGTTGGGATTCACCTTTTTCATTTTTTAACCAAAGATATACCATGTCCTCCGCATGATAAACGTCGAACAGATATCCTTTGGTAGTTCGGAGATTCATTCTTGTTTCCGAAGATCTTCCGATTCTTTTTTTAATCTGAGTATTTCCTTTTTTAAATCGATCATCATTGTAAGAAGCATGATATCGATCGGATAGGGAGAAGAAGCCATTACCCCCGCTTGTACCTGAAGTTTTGCAGTTCGAATCAATTCATCAAAAATTTCCTGGTCCGGTTTACGAAGTCCTCTCCTGTATTGTCCAAGACTAGACTCGATATACTGCATTTGTCTGGAATATGGAATAACCGTCCTACCCATAAATAAACTCCTGTTTGGAATTCGGATCTGTTTCGATCTCGTATATAGATTTCGCTTTTCTGATCTTAAGATAAGAATGACCTTCGACCACGTTTAATTCCCAAAGATCTTCGGAGAGTTCGACTAACTTAGGAAAAATTTTTTGAAAGTTGGGATGAGTGTATTTTGTGGATTCCACAAGTACGATAGGAATCTGTCTGGAACGTATACGTTCCAATAATAATACCAATTTTTCCAAAAGGAAAAGGCCTTCGTCGTCTTGCACATCTCCATCGAAGAATTGTTTGCAGGGAGCTAGGATAAAATAGATCGTATTTTCTTTTCTAGAAGAATAGATTTCCTGGACGGAATCCAAGATTTGATAAGGAGTGAATGCTCTCTGGACCAGGATTTTTTCCAAAAGAGCCTCGGGGGATACTCTTCTTTTTCTAGTCTCTTCGGTGATAGTGAATACATCGAAACGAATGGCACAGTCCAAGTTAAAGACCTGGAATCCGGAAACGGCAAATGCGTATTCCCAAAGAAGCGCCAATTTATAGATACCCTGTCTTCCTGTTAAAAGCCCGACATTATCCCTGCTCCAGCCTAGTACCGGACGAAACAACTGGTCTTGGAAACCCTCCAGGGGACCTAAATACATATATACTATATAAACGATACGTTTAAATATGTAAAGTGAAATGGAGTGTGGGAATTCCAAAAAGAAAACTTTGGGCTATGGACTATTGCAATTATGTCTTGTCTTAAAAAATTTTCCAAAATCCTTGGAGCTATATGGAATCAGATCATTTTAAAACGGTCCGTGCTCGTTCTGCAGTAGATTATCTTTTTAGGACCGTTCACCAACATCATTCTCAGCTCAGCCAGATGGCGGACCAAAAGGCGAATATTTTGATCGCCGCATCATTCGTAATACTCTCACTTTCTTTGGGCTACGTCCAAAGGCCGGTCTATAGAACAGGTTTACTCACTCTGATGGTATTTATTGTAATCGCGGCAATCTTGGCGATACTTGCGGTGATGCCCACGTTCAAACAGAAAAAGAACGGCCAAATAAATCCTTTGTTTTTCGGGCATTTTGCTCCGTTGAGTGAAAAAGAATTTATGACCAAGATGGAAGATATCGCTT is from Leptospira neocaledonica and encodes:
- a CDS encoding DNA polymerase domain-containing protein codes for the protein MNLRTTKGYLFDVYHAEDMVYLWLKNEKGESQLFLDKFYPIIYARGEADLLKKLVKRLFELDAIQEIPVYENRNLFYENKTVPVLKIIITRPSILPKISRKLFALYGKFEIYHSDLDLPTSYMFQKGLFPLCKMEIDYTEDPGAKRVVNIRTEDSPKEMDYEVPKFKIIRLELKKSHRINIENNPLIVRTETDYHELSGTNPRRLLEKLDILLKEEDPDILLTRYGDQVILPYLFYQSQKQGFLPALDRDRTTPIRRNISTKGTSYFTYGNIVFRAPSYPLFGRWHIDSKNSFVYKEADLMGVVELARLSRLPMQKMARASTGKALTYIETDVALRRGYLVPWQKSAVEAPKTALQLLEADKGGLVFQPDISYGKTAENVAQLDFAQMYPSIMAMHNISPECVNCLCCSNDETVPKAPDIGYRICNKRKGVVSEALEHVLERRAYYKKQSKISSGEQLANYEAKQASLKWMLVTSFGYLGYRNAKFGRLESHESVNAFGREKLLLAKETAEEFGYEFVHAITDSIFIKNYNSSPLTSSELDSLCLEIQKRTGIRMEVDGIYSWLLFPPSSQDSEMPVANRYMGRFQSGKLKCRGIGARRKDLPTFITSAQYEMLEWMKTKISIQDLKESESEILAIYHKYDAMIRQNHITPENLLLVKSSSRELEEYEVMGATALSMMKLKDFGMDVQAGEKIKYLVLNQRAKTKDRRYMPEEELQLYPNKIKNTGFDKEYYRKMLAGVFREVWAEFASFKDFDSLIDPQGRFDF
- a CDS encoding Pycsar system effector family protein — translated: MESDHFKTVRARSAVDYLFRTVHQHHSQLSQMADQKANILIAASFVILSLSLGYVQRPVYRTGLLTLMVFIVIAAILAILAVMPTFKQKKNGQINPLFFGHFAPLSEKEFMTKMEDIASEDSSLYEALTRDLYNLGKSLYFTKYRYLRWSYRCLLVGVTSSMILIFLEIKGII